From the genome of Salarias fasciatus chromosome 22, fSalaFa1.1, whole genome shotgun sequence:
GCCGCAGCTCCAGCCAGTGCGCCATACGACCCTCTCCAACACTGTGAGGTGGCCGGTTTTGTCGGACGGCACTGTCGTCACTGATGCTGCTCTCCGTCCTCTGGTGACAGCCCCCCCCGTTTCCCCCCCCAACCGCTAATCCCGTAACGTGACCGACGTACCACAATTGCCTTAACACAAGCTGTTGTACGGAGGGAACTTCAGGCCGAGGTGGACGGAGAGgcggaagaggaggtggagggagggagggggggggtcatgACCCAGAGAGCAGAGCACGGCGCAGGCAGGCGGGGGTCAGATCAGGGTGAGCAGATCTGCGGGCGGGAGCGGGGTCAGGCCGTTTTGCTATGTGGATATTCCGAGATGTTTCCTGGTGATGTTGCTCTGTGTTAGTTCAGTGCGTACATTCTTTttaaattaaggaaaaaaaaaaatctttattttgaagaatTTATCAATCGTTTCAGTCctaccacccccccccccccccccccctccccggtaTGTTAACACACACAGGACTCCACTGTGTATGGctaatttattatttatccTTGATTTGTAAGATTTGCCTTTTACTGGATTCGTATTTGTGTGCGTTGATTCTGAGGTTGTGTACagcatgtttcagttttttgccGTAGTGCTGCTTCTCTCTTCTTTACTatttgtgcttctcttttcttttttctacgTCCGATCATTGctgttaatttcttttttttttctctttgcgcCATAACGTGTTtttagagaaaaataaataacaaaaaaaaaaaaagaggaagaaagcaaaaaaaaagttaatattgTTTAAAAAGGATGATACCAAACAGATTTAGATGTTTTTGGTAATATTTTGTGTGACAACcgactttttgttttctttgatattttgtAGTGACATCTCATTTGTAAATCTTTTTCTAAAAGATGTTTGTCCGTCTCCATGACATTTGATAATGGGTTTTTGCCGGGTTAGCCTCAAAGGCTCCAGTTTAtcaatatttttaaaactgGTTTGTACAAATGTGTTATGTCGaaattgagaagaaaaaaaaatttaagcaTAAAACATGCTTTGCCTGCATAACACTTGACAATAAAGTGATTCTTCAAGTGGGACTTGAGTTTGGATGTCGCAATAACTTGTTGCCGACACACAGTAGTTATTAAAACTTCCTTAAATGCAACCCTCTTATCTTTGATACCTCTTCAAAAAGCTGATCTCAGCTATGAGACTTGATTTTCCACTAAAATGACGAATCCCATACGGACAGTTTATAAACAGATGTGGCTCCCCACAACAgtgacgaacacacacacactggaactcGTCCCGCCTCCTCGTCCCTGGGCTTTCTGTCAGCTGTGTTGTGACTGCAGTGATGGAGCATCGGCCCTCCCTGAGGGAACAATTACAGCTCCCAGTATTTCTCCCTTTTCTCTTCATCTCAGCCGAAGCAGCGGAGATCAGACTTGTGGCCACAAGAGTCACAAGACCCGAGTGTTACTGCTAGCGCTAAGCCGCAACCGAATAAAAATGTCACCAGGCAGCTTCCTCTCCTCACACTGCTGAGTAATAGTACCTGGTGAGGATCCGGCGACCTCTGCTCGACCTCTGACCGTGCTGGGATCTGCCCCGCGGCCGAGGCTCCTGCTCATTATGTAAGACCGGCTGACCTGTCCGCGGTCACCTCGGGGGGGTCAGGGCCCACGacggcagacacacagcaactgcaaacacacagtaCACGCAGGCTGGCTGTCCTGACGCACGCCGGGCTTCGTTTCCTCTGCGGGAGCGTCGAGAAATACTTAATCGAGCGTCCATTAGCCAACACGCCATGTGGAGCCACGTCTGCCTTCAAGAAATAAACGAGCAGGATCATTTAAACAAAAGTGTGGTTTATTAACATTTACAGTGAACTGACAGGAATGCAGCGAAGTTTCTCAGATTTAGTGAAGAATTTTGTATAAAACCCTCGTTTGTATCTGCAgcacaattaaaaacattttcccaagaaaaaaacaaaacaaaaaaaaacaccaaccaCCATTCCcaacaaaatacaaaacttaAAACTACGCATGTCTGCGTCGATGACGCAGCCTAAAAATCAGGATATAATTACATACATAAAACGTTGAACATTTTTAACGGTGACATCAAAACAACCTAAAAATTGGTCTAAACCTAAAAATGTGCGTTAAAACAGTTTCTACAGTACTGTGCAGCAGGGAGCAGCGCCTCCTCTCCGGTCTCTTCTGAGGACTTCACCGCAACTCTTTCTgaatactgaaaacaaaacagacgcAAGACGCAGAACATGAGGCCGTGTGGGAGAAATCTGGCTGCTTAACGGACGCCCCCGCAGGTCCAGACAGGTTCCCACCTCTCCAAATACTCGTGGACGTTGTCGTGGCCGTTGAAGCGAGCCAAGCCCACCAGGATGCCGGTGGCGCAGCGGCCCTCCCTCTTACGACACAGGCTGCAGTTACACACGCCTCtgcagagcggacaggaccagCTCTGCCGGGAAAAACACAAAcggaatgaatgaaagaatgaatgaatggagggaCGATGGGCGTTCTGAGATCGCCGCGTGACGGCTGGAAGACTGACCGGGTCGAGCAGAACAGTGCGCACGTCCTCTCCGTAGCGGTTCTTCAGGCACGGCCCGCAGAACTGGCCTTTGGACCCGAAGCAGAAGCCGCTGCGACACACCGTCTTGGTGTCCAGAGTCTTCTGCCTGCACTGGTGGCAGGAGCTGCCCTGGAGGACGAGGCACACACGGTGAAGAGACgtcacagaggaggaaacagcGACGAAACAGCAGCTGGTGAGACTCACATTCTCTTTGTCCCAGATCTTGTCTTTGCTGCGGTAGGCGATGTTCTCCAGGTCTTCTTCTGTGATCTCGTCCACAGACTTCACCACCTGCCGGCTCCTCCTGCCGTAACTCTTCCTCTTCCACGTTTTCTTCTGCTGATCAACCATTTCCTCGTCAATCTGCAAAGTTTCAACCAACAGCTTCACGCCACACGCCTGCAATAATCTTTCCTAAAGAGTTCAACGCGCTGCATCTCGTACCGCCACCAGACGTTTCAGGTCTACGATCCGGGGGCCGGAGGGTTTCCGGGTGGTCTCGCTCTTCTCCTCCACCGCAAAGTTCTCAGGAGGACGGGCTTTGCGGGACGGGTTCCTCCTTTCGGACACGGCGCCGGCGTCGAGCTTGCGTTTGCGTGGCGTCACCTTCTCTGAAGCCCGTCTTTTCTTCTGCGGAGTGAAAACTGAGTCAGCACATCTGACGAGGAAGAGAAGCAATGTGCACGTTGGACTGCTTACAGTGAATTTCTCAGTCAATATAAACAGATGTcttattttaaaaaacagtgtCTCCACCTTGTGTCTAAGCCACTGAGAAGAACCCAGTACTGCAAAGGTACACCTAATAAAGTGTTTTAGTTTatataaaaactgttaaaaaggcACTATGGAGATGTTTTGATTCACAGAAGTGCAAAGAAATTCTCTACAACACACATGCTATGTGCAAATAAAGTAATGTCTTTTGGCTTTTTATGCGATCGTCCACCTCAAACATCAGAcgacaaacaggaaaaactcaCTGCATTTatctcagaaaaataaaacatttcctcGTTTTGCCAATAGAGGGCAGTGTTTTAGTGTCAATTCAGTCATTTTCTCCATTGAAGCACAGGGAACTCAAGCAAAACCACACTCCCAGTATCTGGTTAACAAAGAGATGATCTTcatccaacacaaaaaaaaaaaaaacaactgcaagtTAAATATCTGTTCAAACCTTTCTGCAGTTTATAAATTCAATATTGCAGTATTAGGAGCAGCGATTTTCCCTACACCTGGATCTGAAgcagaaaaatgtcaaacagaCAATActtcaaacaaacaataaaaaagaggCTCTTGTGTGTTGTTGAGAGTTTAGGAGGGAGACGTTCTCACCTGAGGGGTGGACGGCAGCGTCAGGTCAGCCATGGTGTCCAGATCAGCGAACAGCTTCGCCAGCTGAAAgcaaagagaggaaggaggtcAGGAATCTGACGAGGAGAAGGTCGAGGTGTGAGAGAGCGGGACTGAAGGGGTTCTTCACCATGGCCTTGTTCTCCTGGATGTTCTTGTCTCGTTTCTTCAAGCTCTGATACAGAACCTCCTCGccgtcgtcctcctcttcctccttgtcctcctcttcatcctcctgctgctgctgctgcttcttcttcgtCGGCCCCCGACATGCTCTCTTTGAACGAGGGTTTTCTTTTACAGGTTTTTTAGCGTTTTTCTTAGGTGCTTCCTGTTTAGGAGTTTTCATGGGAAACCTAGGATGTGAAAAAAGATTTTAAGTTATTTATGACTGTCATATTTCGACTGATTTGTTTTGGGTGTTTCAATAGTTCCGACTATTTAACCCctctaaaaggaaaaaaaatcactcaacAGGTGAATAAACAGAGATAATCTGTATCTAGAGCATGTCCGACTGAATTGTCTTTATATTTCTGCTTTGCTGTAATTCAAGATTACCTCCATTAGGACAACGTGAACAGGCAGAAAAAAGTCCTGATTTCACCTCAGTGCATTTTCACCTTTTCAAAACCGAAGCAACTCTTTTCCAGTCAGTTTCTCCTTAAGACACAGAATCCTGCTCACCTTATGGCCACTAggagactcctcctcctcttcgatGGCGGTCCCGCCTCTCCATCCGAGTAGAAGCCTGTGTCCACGTCGCTGTCGTCCTCCGAGTCCAAAACCTGAAGAATCCAGGGAGAACAAAGCGCCACGTTCACGAGCAGACCGAGCAGAGGACAACAGTCCAATGAAATGGCTTGGTTAGATTTGAATTCCTCGGCACGCTTGGTGAATAACTGATAATAAAGGGCTTCATACCTTGGTTTTGAGCTGCTTGTTTGAACAcctcatgttttcttcttcattctcGCTGAAGCCTTCGAAGTCCTCCTCGCTGTCCGACTGGCTGAACAGACGGGCCAGCTCAGCGGTGATAAACTTCGATTTGAAACATGGAGCCTGTTGGGAGAAGTATAGTTTTAGTGGAATTAATTAGTTCTATCAAAAATGTATACTGCATTTTTTATGCAAGTCGGTACCAAACACAGCGACAGAAACAGTGATAATATGTGACAAGACAAAGACAGGGCAACAGTCAACGCAtgaaaaccatttaaaaaaacatttgaa
Proteins encoded in this window:
- the LOC115409693 gene encoding cell division cycle-associated 7-like protein — encoded protein: MTLTTKAPCFKSKFITAELARLFSQSDSEEDFEGFSENEEENMRCSNKQLKTKVLDSEDDSDVDTGFYSDGEAGPPSKRRRSLLVAIRFPMKTPKQEAPKKNAKKPVKENPRSKRACRGPTKKKQQQQQEDEEEDKEEEEDDGEEVLYQSLKKRDKNIQENKAMLAKLFADLDTMADLTLPSTPQKKRRASEKVTPRKRKLDAGAVSERRNPSRKARPPENFAVEEKSETTRKPSGPRIVDLKRLVAIDEEMVDQQKKTWKRKSYGRRSRQVVKSVDEITEEDLENIAYRSKDKIWDKENGSSCHQCRQKTLDTKTVCRSGFCFGSKGQFCGPCLKNRYGEDVRTVLLDPSWSCPLCRGVCNCSLCRKREGRCATGILVGLARFNGHDNVHEYLESIQKELR